Proteins from a single region of Chromobacterium sp. ATCC 53434:
- a CDS encoding acetate/propionate family kinase, with the protein MSQCLLAVNAGSATLKFRAFSPDGGTLLARGIVDRFGSRDARLRLDDAQGRRLAERGLDDAEHATALAAMLNGLADQGLQTQALVHRVVHGGSRFSEPVRIDAEVRAALDDYIALAPLHQPVSLEVMDAFARLDPRLPQIACFDTAFHAGQPEVATRFGIARHWHDEGVRRYGFHGLSYAAIARRLPEIGLAHGKVVVCHLGSGASACAIESGRSVASTMGFSAVDGLMMGTRPGALDPEVVLYWQEHEGMGVKDVRRELYKNSGLLGVSGISADMRELLASELPAAREAVELFCYRVAREAASLAAAMRGLDGLVFTAGIGERSAEVRARVLQQLAWLGFEPDHAANLAHARRLTTAGSRLPAYVLATDEEGEMARQAGALLS; encoded by the coding sequence ATGAGCCAATGCCTGCTGGCCGTCAACGCCGGTTCGGCCACGCTGAAGTTCCGCGCCTTCTCGCCCGACGGCGGCACGCTCTTGGCGCGCGGCATCGTCGATCGCTTCGGCAGCCGCGACGCCCGACTGCGGCTGGACGACGCCCAGGGCCGGCGGCTGGCCGAACGCGGCCTGGACGACGCCGAGCACGCCACCGCGCTGGCGGCGATGCTGAACGGCCTGGCCGACCAGGGGCTGCAGACCCAGGCGCTGGTCCACCGCGTGGTGCACGGCGGCAGCCGTTTCAGCGAGCCGGTGCGCATCGACGCCGAGGTGCGCGCGGCGCTGGACGACTACATCGCGCTGGCGCCGCTGCATCAGCCAGTCAGTCTGGAAGTGATGGACGCCTTCGCCCGGCTCGATCCGCGGCTGCCGCAGATCGCCTGCTTCGACACCGCCTTCCACGCCGGCCAGCCCGAGGTGGCCACCCGCTTCGGCATCGCCCGCCACTGGCACGACGAGGGCGTGCGCCGTTACGGCTTCCACGGCCTGTCCTACGCCGCGATCGCGCGGCGGCTGCCCGAGATCGGCCTGGCCCACGGCAAGGTGGTGGTCTGCCACCTGGGCAGCGGCGCCAGCGCCTGCGCGATCGAATCCGGCCGCAGCGTCGCGTCCACCATGGGTTTCTCGGCGGTGGACGGGCTGATGATGGGCACGCGCCCCGGCGCGCTGGACCCGGAGGTGGTGCTGTACTGGCAGGAGCACGAGGGCATGGGGGTCAAGGACGTCAGGCGCGAGCTGTACAAGAACTCCGGCCTGCTCGGCGTGTCCGGCATCTCGGCCGATATGCGCGAGCTGCTGGCCAGCGAGCTGCCGGCGGCGCGCGAGGCGGTGGAGCTGTTCTGCTACCGCGTCGCGCGCGAAGCGGCCAGCCTGGCCGCGGCGATGCGCGGCCTGGACGGCCTGGTGTTCACCGCCGGCATCGGCGAACGCTCGGCCGAGGTCAGGGCGCGGGTCTTGCAGCAGCTGGCCTGGCTCGGTTTCGAGCCGGACCACGCGGCCAATCTGGCCCACGCCCGCCGGCTGACCACCGCCGGCAGCCGGCTGCCGGCCTATGTGCTGGCCACCGACGAGGAGGGCGAGATGGCGCGCCAGGCCGGGGCCTTGCTGAGCTAG
- a CDS encoding phosphate acetyltransferase: protein MTHDEHAFDDILQQARALGALPMAVAHPCSRESLLGAVEAADNRIATPILVAPLARLQKLADELEIDLKRFECIDVEHSHAAAEHAVQLARDGYADILMKGSLHTDEFMSAALARETGIRTDRRISHIWVMKVESYPRYLFITDAAVNIEPDLTTKRDICQNAIDLTHALGIAQPKVAILAAVETINPSMRSTLDAAALCKMADRGQITGAILDGPLAFDNAISREAAESKGIVSPVAGDPDILLVPDLEAGNMLGKQLTYLAHAASAGIVMGARVPMVLTSRADDASGRLASSAIANLLAHQRRQTGVRT from the coding sequence ATGACCCACGACGAACACGCCTTCGACGACATCCTGCAACAGGCGCGCGCGCTGGGCGCGCTGCCGATGGCGGTGGCCCACCCGTGCAGCCGCGAATCGCTGCTGGGCGCGGTCGAGGCCGCCGACAACCGCATCGCCACGCCGATACTGGTGGCGCCGCTGGCCAGGCTGCAGAAGCTGGCCGACGAGCTGGAAATCGACCTGAAGCGCTTCGAATGCATAGACGTCGAGCACAGCCACGCCGCCGCCGAACACGCGGTTCAGCTGGCGCGCGACGGCTACGCCGACATCCTGATGAAGGGCAGCCTGCACACCGACGAGTTCATGAGCGCGGCGCTGGCGCGCGAGACCGGCATCCGCACCGACCGCCGCATCAGCCACATCTGGGTGATGAAGGTGGAAAGCTATCCCCGCTATCTGTTCATCACCGACGCCGCCGTCAACATCGAGCCCGATCTGACCACCAAGCGCGACATCTGCCAGAACGCGATAGACCTGACCCACGCGCTCGGCATCGCCCAACCCAAGGTGGCGATCCTGGCGGCGGTGGAAACCATCAATCCGTCGATGCGCTCGACGCTGGACGCCGCCGCGCTGTGCAAGATGGCCGACCGCGGCCAGATCACCGGCGCCATCCTCGACGGCCCGCTGGCCTTCGACAACGCCATTTCGCGCGAGGCGGCCGAGAGCAAGGGCATCGTCTCGCCGGTGGCCGGCGATCCCGACATCCTGCTGGTGCCGGACCTGGAAGCAGGCAATATGCTGGGCAAGCAGCTGACCTACCTCGCCCACGCCGCCTCGGCCGGCATCGTGATGGGCGCCAGGGTGCCGATGGTGCTGACCAGCCGCGCCGACGACGCCAGCGGCCGCCTGGCCTCCAGCGCCATCGCCAATCTGCTGGCGCACCAGCGCCGGCAAACCGGAGTCCGGACATGA
- the fabI gene encoding enoyl-ACP reductase FabI — MVYQEGQMESIRNILAGKKGLIVGIANENSIAYGCASVLRQLGAECAVTYLNAKAEPHVRPLAEALQAPLVLPLDVEAPGQLEHVFAEIGRLWGQLDFIIHSIAYCPVEDLHGRVVDCSLAGFQQAMRVSCYSFIEMARLAEPLMTRGGSLITMSYYGADKVVENYNIMGPVKAALESVSRYLANELGPKGIRVHAVSPGPLKTRAASGIAHFDQLIEDAIARAPQNRLVDIEEVGTACAFLISNAASGLTGQTIYVDGGHHIKA, encoded by the coding sequence ATGGTTTACCAAGAAGGTCAGATGGAAAGCATTCGCAACATCCTCGCCGGCAAGAAGGGACTGATCGTCGGCATCGCCAACGAGAACAGCATCGCCTACGGCTGCGCCAGCGTGCTGCGCCAGCTGGGCGCGGAATGCGCGGTCACCTACCTGAACGCCAAGGCGGAACCGCATGTGCGGCCGCTGGCCGAAGCTTTGCAGGCGCCGCTGGTGCTGCCGCTGGACGTGGAGGCGCCGGGACAGCTGGAACACGTGTTCGCCGAGATCGGCAGATTGTGGGGGCAGCTCGACTTCATCATCCACTCTATCGCCTACTGCCCGGTCGAAGACCTGCACGGCCGGGTCGTCGATTGTTCGCTAGCCGGCTTCCAGCAGGCGATGCGGGTGTCGTGCTACTCCTTCATCGAGATGGCCAGGCTGGCCGAGCCGCTGATGACGCGCGGCGGCAGCCTGATCACGATGAGCTATTACGGCGCCGACAAGGTGGTGGAAAACTACAACATCATGGGTCCGGTCAAGGCGGCGCTGGAAAGCGTCAGCCGCTACCTGGCCAACGAGCTCGGCCCAAAGGGCATACGCGTGCACGCGGTGTCGCCCGGCCCGCTGAAGACGCGCGCCGCCTCCGGCATCGCCCATTTCGACCAGCTGATCGAGGACGCCATCGCCCGCGCGCCGCAGAACCGGCTGGTCGACATCGAGGAGGTCGGCACCGCCTGCGCCTTCCTGATTTCCAACGCCGCCAGCGGCCTGACCGGCCAGACCATCTATGTCGACGGCGGCCACCACATCAAGGCCTGA
- a CDS encoding FmdB family zinc ribbon protein, which produces MPIYEYRCGACGVAKEHLQKLSDAPVAACPECGSADYRKQLSAAGFQLKGSGWYATDFKGGASSSSSSSSGDSASSGGHSCGTGCGCN; this is translated from the coding sequence ATGCCGATCTATGAATATCGTTGCGGCGCCTGCGGCGTCGCCAAGGAACATCTGCAGAAACTGAGCGACGCTCCGGTGGCCGCCTGTCCGGAGTGCGGCAGCGCCGACTACCGCAAGCAGCTGTCCGCCGCCGGCTTCCAGTTGAAGGGCTCGGGCTGGTACGCGACCGACTTCAAGGGCGGCGCGTCCTCGTCGTCTTCGTCCTCGTCGGGCGACTCCGCTTCTTCCGGCGGCCATAGCTGCGGCACCGGCTGCGGTTGCAACTGA
- a CDS encoding DUF502 domain-containing protein, with amino-acid sequence MSVSPQIKMTLKGYLIAGLLIWLPLAITLWVLNLIIGSLDQTLTLLPRELRPEALFGVHIPGLGVVFAVLVVMGTGMLAANVLGRRLVEFWHGLLSRTPVVNSIYNSVKQVSDTLLSDSGNAFKNALLVRWPHQNAWTVAFQTGTPAQDIQRHAEDGEELVSVYVPTTPNPTSGYFIVVPRSDTRPLNMSVDEALKYVISMGVVVPNPPPEAQRPRLNDEHNRQG; translated from the coding sequence ATGTCGGTTTCCCCGCAGATCAAGATGACCTTGAAGGGCTATTTGATTGCCGGCCTGCTGATCTGGCTGCCGCTGGCCATCACCCTGTGGGTGCTGAACCTGATCATCGGCTCGCTGGACCAGACGCTGACGCTGCTGCCGCGCGAGCTGCGTCCGGAGGCGCTGTTCGGCGTGCACATCCCCGGCCTCGGCGTGGTGTTCGCCGTGCTGGTGGTGATGGGCACCGGCATGCTGGCCGCCAATGTGCTGGGCCGGCGGCTGGTGGAGTTCTGGCACGGCCTGCTGTCGCGCACGCCGGTGGTCAATTCCATCTACAACAGCGTCAAGCAGGTCAGCGACACCTTGCTGTCCGATTCCGGCAACGCGTTCAAGAACGCGCTCTTGGTGCGCTGGCCGCACCAGAACGCCTGGACCGTCGCCTTCCAGACCGGCACGCCGGCGCAGGACATCCAGCGCCACGCCGAGGACGGCGAGGAACTGGTCAGCGTCTACGTGCCGACGACGCCGAACCCGACCTCGGGCTACTTCATCGTGGTGCCGCGCAGCGACACCCGCCCACTGAACATGAGCGTGGATGAAGCGCTCAAGTACGTCATCTCGATGGGGGTGGTGGTGCCCAATCCGCCGCCGGAGGCGCAACGCCCGCGCCTCAATGACGAACATAATCGGCAGGGCTAG
- the aspS gene encoding aspartate--tRNA ligase, with protein MRTDYCGLIDKKYLGQTVTVKGWAHRRRDHGGVIFIDLRDREGLVQVVIDPDTPEAFKLADSSRGEYVLSISGIVRERPAGTANSKMISGEIEILAKEIEILNAAATPPFQIDDENLSENVRLTNRVIDLRRPAMQKNLRLRYKVAMGVRNHLDKQGFIDIETPMLTRSTPEGARDYLVPSRVHPGEFFALPQSPQLFKQLLMVAGFDRYYQITKCFRDEDLRADRQPEFTQIDIETSFLNEDQIMDITETMTREIFSDVLDVTLPTFPRMTYGDAMFYYGSDKPDMRVSLKFTELTDVMKSEEFKVFRGAADMANGRVVALRVPNGASFSRKEIDDYTQFVAIYGAKGLAYIKVNDVTKLNEEGLQSPIVKFLSADGLKAIIERTGAQNGDIVFFGADKAKVVNEAIGALRIKIGHEHGLDSGYFVKEWRPLWVVDFPMFEHDEEADRWTACHHPFTSPKPGHEDLMETNPGACLARAYDMVLNGWEIGGGSIRIHRAEIQEKVFGALKISPDEQQNKFGFLLDNLKFGAPPHGGLAFGLDRLVTLMCGAESIRDVIAFPKTQRAQCLLTNAPNAVDDKQLRELNLRLRQKAEPSA; from the coding sequence ATGCGTACCGATTACTGCGGACTTATCGACAAGAAATACCTCGGCCAGACCGTGACCGTCAAAGGCTGGGCCCACCGTCGTCGCGACCACGGCGGCGTGATCTTCATCGACCTGCGCGACCGCGAAGGCCTGGTGCAGGTGGTGATCGATCCGGACACCCCGGAAGCGTTCAAGCTGGCCGACAGCAGCCGCGGCGAGTACGTGCTGTCCATCAGCGGAATCGTGCGCGAGCGCCCGGCCGGCACCGCCAACAGCAAGATGATCTCCGGCGAAATCGAGATCCTGGCCAAGGAGATCGAGATCCTGAACGCCGCGGCCACGCCGCCGTTCCAGATCGACGACGAGAACCTGTCGGAAAACGTCCGCCTGACCAACCGCGTGATCGACCTGCGCCGCCCGGCGATGCAGAAGAACCTGCGCCTGCGCTACAAGGTGGCGATGGGCGTGCGCAACCATCTGGACAAGCAGGGCTTCATCGATATCGAAACCCCGATGCTGACCCGCTCGACGCCGGAAGGCGCCCGCGACTACCTGGTGCCGTCCCGCGTGCATCCGGGCGAGTTCTTCGCGCTGCCGCAATCGCCGCAGCTGTTCAAGCAGCTGCTGATGGTGGCCGGCTTCGACCGCTACTACCAGATAACCAAGTGTTTCCGCGACGAAGACCTGCGCGCCGACCGCCAACCTGAATTCACCCAGATCGATATCGAGACCTCGTTCCTGAACGAGGACCAGATCATGGACATCACCGAGACCATGACCCGTGAGATCTTCAGCGACGTGCTGGACGTGACGCTGCCGACCTTCCCGCGCATGACCTACGGCGACGCCATGTTCTACTACGGTTCCGACAAGCCGGACATGCGCGTTTCGCTGAAATTCACCGAACTGACCGACGTGATGAAGTCGGAAGAGTTCAAGGTGTTCCGCGGCGCCGCCGACATGGCGAACGGCCGCGTCGTCGCGCTGCGCGTGCCGAACGGCGCGTCGTTCAGCCGCAAGGAAATCGACGATTATACCCAGTTCGTCGCCATCTACGGCGCCAAGGGCCTGGCCTACATCAAGGTCAACGACGTGACCAAGCTGAACGAAGAGGGCCTGCAGTCCCCGATCGTCAAGTTCCTGTCCGCCGACGGCCTGAAGGCAATCATCGAGCGCACCGGCGCGCAGAACGGCGACATCGTCTTCTTTGGCGCCGACAAGGCCAAGGTGGTCAACGAGGCGATCGGCGCGCTGCGCATCAAGATCGGCCACGAGCACGGCCTGGACAGCGGCTACTTCGTCAAGGAATGGCGCCCGCTGTGGGTGGTGGACTTCCCGATGTTCGAACACGACGAGGAAGCCGACCGCTGGACCGCCTGCCACCATCCGTTCACCAGCCCGAAGCCGGGCCACGAGGACCTGATGGAGACCAATCCGGGCGCCTGCCTGGCCCGCGCCTACGACATGGTGCTGAACGGCTGGGAAATCGGCGGCGGCTCGATCCGTATCCACCGCGCCGAGATCCAGGAGAAGGTGTTCGGCGCGCTGAAGATCAGCCCGGACGAGCAGCAGAACAAGTTCGGCTTCCTCTTGGACAACCTGAAGTTCGGCGCGCCGCCGCACGGCGGCCTGGCCTTCGGCCTGGACCGTCTGGTGACGCTGATGTGCGGCGCGGAATCGATCCGCGACGTGATCGCCTTCCCGAAGACCCAGCGCGCCCAGTGCCTGCTGACCAACGCGCCGAACGCGGTCGACGACAAGCAGCTGCGCGAGCTGAACCTGCGCCTGCGCCAGAAGGCCGAGCCCAGCGCCTGA
- a CDS encoding peroxiredoxin: MAVLVGKQAPFFAGEKTFSAVLGNGEIVDNYSFKQATAGKYAVVFFYPLDFTFVCPSELIAFDHRLEEFKKRNVEVIGVSIDSQFSHAAWRNTPVDKGGIGQVGYTLVADIQHELCKSYDVEADGGVAFRGSFLIDRSGVVQHQVVNNLPLGRNIDEMIRMVDALQFTEEHGEVCPAGWNKGKKGMKPSAEGVASYLSENAQQL; the protein is encoded by the coding sequence ATGGCCGTACTCGTTGGCAAGCAAGCCCCGTTCTTCGCTGGTGAAAAGACTTTCTCCGCCGTGCTGGGCAATGGCGAGATCGTAGACAACTACTCCTTCAAGCAAGCCACTGCCGGCAAGTACGCCGTGGTGTTCTTCTACCCGCTGGACTTCACCTTCGTCTGCCCGTCCGAACTGATCGCTTTCGACCACCGTCTGGAAGAGTTCAAGAAGCGCAACGTTGAAGTGATCGGCGTGTCGATCGACAGCCAGTTCTCCCACGCTGCATGGCGCAACACCCCGGTGGACAAGGGCGGCATCGGCCAAGTCGGCTACACCCTGGTCGCCGACATTCAGCACGAACTGTGCAAGTCCTACGACGTCGAAGCCGACGGCGGCGTCGCTTTCCGCGGCTCCTTCCTGATCGACCGTTCCGGCGTGGTGCAGCACCAGGTTGTCAACAACCTGCCGCTGGGCCGCAACATCGACGAAATGATCCGCATGGTCGACGCGCTGCAGTTCACCGAAGAGCACGGTGAAGTGTGCCCGGCCGGCTGGAACAAGGGCAAGAAGGGCATGAAGCCGTCCGCCGAAGGCGTGGCTTCCTACCTGTCCGAGAACGCCCAGCAGCTGTAA
- a CDS encoding GGDEF domain-containing protein: MHTSRWWMVERESRLLVMRATGECLPYAFPGVLVLMILQWGHAPSAGLLCWGLLIYLLLALESLITLLARRCGDDDDGRIDILYRAFVLCLLATGLGWGSSAWLMMRDGDLTYALVLMLWMLAISSVQGALLVGRRGLFYLFEGVLWLLLLSRLFASSDSLLHWVGGSTLLFIGVLTQYTAKLHRFLAESIKGRVDKQLLSRRLSEESAKLDDWNAQLETQNAELDATLLRIRELAVRDPLTGVFNMRALMSELEGLRQRAEQQGAPFALSIIDLDYFKRINDQCGHPTGDEVLQQLCRIIDATLRPGEVFGRYGGEEFLLVASDCSGREHFQRMNTLCAAIAGFDWTPVTGSLPVTISCGVASWRPGTDLKLILQRADQALYQAKAQGRNRVCPETEAA; this comes from the coding sequence GTGCATACGAGTAGATGGTGGATGGTGGAGCGGGAGTCCCGGCTGCTGGTGATGCGGGCCACCGGCGAATGCCTGCCCTATGCCTTTCCCGGCGTGCTGGTGCTGATGATATTGCAATGGGGCCATGCGCCGTCGGCGGGGCTGTTGTGCTGGGGGCTGCTGATCTACCTGCTGTTGGCGCTGGAGTCCCTGATCACCCTGCTGGCCCGCCGCTGCGGCGATGACGACGATGGCCGCATCGACATCCTGTATCGCGCCTTCGTGCTCTGCTTGCTGGCGACGGGTCTGGGCTGGGGCAGTTCGGCCTGGCTGATGATGCGCGACGGCGATCTCACCTACGCTCTGGTGCTGATGTTGTGGATGCTGGCGATCAGCTCCGTGCAGGGGGCCTTGCTGGTCGGGCGGCGCGGCCTGTTCTACCTGTTCGAGGGCGTGCTGTGGCTGTTGCTGCTGTCGCGGCTGTTCGCGTCCAGCGACAGCCTGCTGCACTGGGTCGGCGGATCGACGCTGCTGTTCATCGGCGTGCTCACCCAATATACCGCCAAGCTGCATCGCTTTCTGGCGGAGTCGATCAAGGGCCGCGTCGACAAGCAGCTGTTGTCGCGGCGGCTGAGCGAGGAAAGCGCCAAGCTGGACGACTGGAACGCTCAGCTGGAAACGCAGAACGCCGAGTTGGACGCCACCTTGTTGAGGATACGGGAGCTGGCGGTGCGCGATCCGCTGACCGGCGTGTTCAATATGCGGGCGCTGATGTCGGAGCTGGAAGGCTTGCGGCAGCGCGCCGAGCAGCAGGGCGCGCCGTTCGCCCTGTCCATCATCGACCTCGATTATTTCAAGCGCATCAACGATCAATGCGGCCATCCGACCGGCGACGAGGTGTTGCAGCAGCTGTGCCGGATAATCGATGCGACGCTGAGGCCGGGCGAGGTGTTCGGCCGCTACGGCGGCGAGGAGTTTCTGCTGGTGGCGTCGGACTGCAGCGGACGCGAGCATTTCCAGCGGATGAACACGCTGTGCGCCGCGATCGCCGGTTTCGACTGGACGCCGGTGACCGGTTCGCTGCCGGTGACGATATCCTGCGGCGTGGCCAGCTGGCGCCCGGGCACCGATCTGAAGCTGATATTGCAGCGGGCGGACCAGGCGCTGTATCAGGCCAAGGCGCAGGGGCGCAACCGGGTATGCCCGGAAACGGAGGCGGCATGA
- a CDS encoding diguanylate cyclase: MSWLAREPIVFGRQEAELARETVAMLRQSVRDAFIVIPFFAYLMYPHVPWQRGLVWTLCFLAEELWLGRLCARFGREVLPVMETWGRYLEVRDILLASSMAWPTIMWLMLPDQEGPYRMVVLLWLVGAFALACLLLAPCQDLLRGYIVGYWAYPLYRLYHEGGNLYLAILIGSVIYMLVQWEFLQNFHRQLQDTAELSERNEGMLASVKALHRESMAKKTLLEQKQRQLQSALGQMKKLAESDSLTGCYNQRALRERLDRCAEDSLASGRGWALAMLDLDHFKKVNDTFGHQVGDSLLCQTARLIESRLPDGAVLARYGGEEFAVLLPERDGFELLSLMEEIRALLDASRLEGLSEGWVQTMSVGVAGCLPGDPVRQCLKRADVALYQAKEGGRNRVCLAADEG; encoded by the coding sequence ATGAGCTGGCTGGCGCGCGAACCCATCGTCTTCGGCCGCCAGGAAGCCGAGCTGGCGCGGGAGACGGTGGCGATGCTGAGGCAGTCGGTCAGGGACGCCTTCATCGTCATTCCCTTTTTCGCGTATCTGATGTATCCGCATGTGCCGTGGCAGCGCGGCCTGGTCTGGACCTTGTGCTTCCTGGCCGAGGAGTTGTGGCTGGGCAGACTGTGCGCGCGTTTCGGCCGCGAGGTGCTGCCGGTGATGGAGACCTGGGGCCGCTATCTGGAAGTGCGCGACATTCTGCTGGCGAGCAGCATGGCGTGGCCGACCATCATGTGGCTGATGCTGCCGGATCAGGAGGGACCGTACCGCATGGTGGTCCTGCTGTGGTTGGTGGGCGCGTTCGCGCTGGCCTGTTTGCTGCTGGCGCCGTGCCAGGACCTGTTGCGCGGCTATATCGTCGGTTACTGGGCCTATCCCTTGTACCGGCTGTACCACGAGGGTGGCAACCTGTACCTGGCCATTCTGATCGGCAGCGTCATCTATATGCTGGTGCAGTGGGAGTTCCTGCAGAACTTCCACCGTCAGTTGCAGGATACCGCCGAGCTCAGCGAGCGCAACGAGGGCATGCTGGCCTCGGTTAAGGCCTTGCATCGCGAGAGCATGGCCAAGAAAACCTTGCTCGAGCAAAAGCAGCGGCAGCTGCAAAGCGCGCTGGGGCAAATGAAGAAGCTGGCGGAAAGCGACTCGCTGACCGGTTGCTACAATCAGCGCGCGCTGCGCGAGCGGCTGGACCGCTGCGCGGAGGATAGTCTAGCCAGCGGACGCGGCTGGGCGCTGGCCATGCTGGACCTGGACCACTTCAAGAAGGTGAACGACACTTTCGGCCATCAGGTCGGGGACAGCCTGCTGTGCCAGACGGCGCGGCTGATCGAGAGCCGCCTGCCGGACGGTGCCGTGTTGGCGCGTTACGGCGGCGAGGAGTTCGCGGTGTTGCTGCCGGAGCGGGACGGCTTCGAATTGCTGAGCCTGATGGAGGAGATCCGGGCCTTGCTCGACGCCTCCCGCCTGGAGGGCCTGTCGGAGGGGTGGGTGCAGACCATGTCGGTCGGCGTGGCCGGCTGCCTGCCGGGCGATCCGGTGCGGCAATGCCTGAAACGCGCCGACGTGGCCCTGTACCAGGCCAAGGAGGGCGGCCGCAACCGGGTCTGTCTGGCCGCCGACGAAGGCTAG
- a CDS encoding MFS transporter produces the protein MSANLAPLFRRLSHPYRGLPPSVYIQVLCSFINNVGGISKLFLPLYLRESYHLPYQQIGMLMAFYGAGMLAGSLKGGSLSDRFDSRALAVAALSLSGLCMLLLALRLPVALFMPLLVLSGIADGGFRPINQRLALEPCTARQRPVAQGMMRVAFNLGVAIAGVTSGFLAVYGYQWIYAANAAGTLLGAAWMAWSYSRRLEDTRPQRRRSGDDGSLAGPWRDLSFLRSIAALILVTLAFDQMYVTLALFLRERYQLGPQWIGYLFTLNGLMVVALQIPVSRRILRWGLARSTQLGALLTGCSFLWLNTGYGIPSAVLMMATLTLGELLLSPCYAQLVMHRSEGRLRGSYLGLYNAAWNGRTLVAPALGTALYGRLGGAALWWLCALAACLAVAIQHGALKTMLTPTQPAR, from the coding sequence ATGTCAGCAAACCTCGCCCCCCTGTTCCGGCGCCTGTCCCATCCCTATCGCGGACTGCCACCCAGCGTCTACATCCAGGTGCTGTGCAGCTTCATCAACAATGTCGGCGGCATCTCGAAGCTGTTCCTGCCGCTATACCTGCGCGAGAGCTACCATCTGCCTTACCAGCAGATCGGCATGCTGATGGCTTTCTACGGCGCCGGCATGCTGGCCGGCTCGCTGAAGGGCGGCAGCCTCAGCGACCGTTTCGACAGCCGCGCGCTGGCGGTGGCGGCGTTGTCGCTGTCCGGCCTGTGCATGCTGCTGCTGGCGCTGCGGCTGCCGGTCGCGCTGTTCATGCCGTTGCTGGTGCTGTCCGGCATCGCCGACGGCGGCTTCCGGCCGATCAACCAGCGGCTGGCGCTGGAACCCTGCACCGCGCGGCAGCGGCCGGTGGCCCAGGGCATGATGCGGGTGGCGTTCAACCTGGGCGTGGCCATCGCCGGCGTCACCAGCGGCTTCCTCGCCGTCTACGGCTACCAGTGGATCTACGCCGCCAACGCCGCCGGCACGCTGCTGGGCGCGGCCTGGATGGCCTGGTCCTACAGCCGGCGACTGGAGGACACCCGGCCGCAGCGACGCCGGTCCGGCGACGACGGCTCGCTGGCCGGCCCCTGGCGCGACCTCAGTTTTCTGCGCAGCATCGCCGCCTTGATCCTGGTCACCCTGGCCTTCGACCAGATGTACGTGACGCTGGCGCTGTTCCTGCGCGAGCGCTACCAACTGGGGCCGCAATGGATCGGCTATCTGTTCACGCTGAACGGCCTGATGGTGGTCGCGCTGCAGATACCGGTCAGCCGCCGCATCCTGCGCTGGGGCCTGGCGCGCAGCACGCAGCTGGGCGCGTTGCTGACCGGCTGTTCCTTCTTGTGGCTGAACACAGGATATGGCATCCCGTCGGCGGTGCTGATGATGGCGACGCTGACCCTGGGCGAGCTGCTACTGTCGCCCTGCTACGCCCAGCTGGTGATGCACCGTTCGGAAGGCCGGCTGCGCGGCAGCTATCTGGGCCTGTACAACGCCGCCTGGAACGGCCGCACGCTGGTGGCGCCGGCGCTGGGCACCGCGCTGTACGGCCGCCTGGGCGGCGCGGCGCTGTGGTGGCTGTGCGCGCTGGCCGCCTGCTTGGCCGTGGCCATTCAGCACGGCGCCTTGAAGACCATGCTGACGCCGACGCAGCCGGCGCGCTAG
- a CDS encoding arylesterase: MRSIVCKMLVPLLLLWQLPACAATILVFGDSLSAGYGLAPNQGWVALLARDLAPRHRVVNASQSGETSAGGLARLPDALARHKPDVLVLELGANDGLRGLPMVEMRRNLQHMVDLARARRITVLLVGMALPPNYGPRYGAEFRAVYDDLARANRLPYVPLLVQGFAGDLSAFQPDGLHPRAEKQDTMMRTVKAKLPVK; the protein is encoded by the coding sequence ATGCGCTCTATCGTCTGCAAAATGCTCGTCCCCTTGTTGCTGCTGTGGCAGCTGCCCGCCTGCGCCGCCACCATCCTGGTGTTCGGCGACAGCCTGTCGGCCGGCTACGGCCTGGCGCCGAACCAGGGCTGGGTGGCGCTGCTCGCGCGCGATCTGGCGCCGCGCCACCGCGTGGTCAACGCCAGCCAGTCCGGCGAGACCAGCGCCGGCGGCCTCGCGCGGCTGCCCGACGCGCTGGCCCGCCACAAGCCCGACGTGCTGGTGCTGGAACTGGGCGCCAACGACGGCCTGCGCGGCCTGCCGATGGTCGAAATGCGCCGCAACCTGCAGCACATGGTCGACCTGGCCCGCGCGCGCCGGATCACGGTGCTGCTGGTGGGCATGGCGCTGCCACCCAACTATGGCCCCCGTTACGGCGCCGAGTTCCGCGCCGTCTACGACGATCTCGCCCGCGCCAACCGCCTGCCCTACGTGCCGCTGCTGGTGCAGGGCTTCGCCGGCGACCTGTCGGCCTTCCAGCCCGACGGGCTGCATCCGCGCGCCGAGAAGCAGGACACCATGATGCGCACGGTCAAGGCGAAACTGCCAGTGAAATAA